Proteins encoded within one genomic window of Streptomyces profundus:
- a CDS encoding DsbA family oxidoreductase has protein sequence MRVDIWGDIVCPWCYIGTARFDRALAGFEHRERVTVAHRSFELDPTRDPGRTEPIERMLARKYGPRAAEMESRVAELARDEGLDYRTDRMVGGTRDAHRLLHFADEHGLRHRLLTQLYEANFGQGESVFTSDALVAVAERVGLDADAARAVLDDPERYLDAVHADQREAARLGANGVPFFVLDGRYAVSGGQSVDTFEQALRRAWGDRPLDTLGDADGDVCGPDGAC, from the coding sequence ATGCGCGTCGACATCTGGGGGGACATCGTCTGCCCCTGGTGCTATATCGGGACCGCCCGCTTCGATCGGGCGCTGGCCGGGTTCGAGCACCGGGAGCGGGTCACCGTCGCCCACCGCTCCTTCGAGCTCGACCCGACCCGCGACCCGGGGCGGACCGAGCCGATCGAGCGGATGCTGGCCCGGAAGTACGGCCCCCGAGCCGCCGAAATGGAGAGCCGGGTCGCCGAGTTGGCGCGCGACGAGGGGCTCGACTACCGCACCGACCGGATGGTCGGCGGCACCAGGGACGCCCACCGGCTGCTGCACTTCGCCGACGAGCACGGATTGCGCCACCGGCTGCTCACCCAGCTCTACGAGGCCAACTTCGGCCAGGGCGAGAGCGTCTTCACCTCGGACGCGCTGGTGGCCGTCGCCGAGCGGGTCGGCCTGGACGCCGACGCCGCGCGCGCGGTCCTCGACGACCCCGAGCGCTATCTGGACGCGGTCCACGCGGATCAGCGGGAGGCGGCCCGACTCGGCGCGAACGGCGTGCCGTTCTTCGTGCTCGACGGGCGCTACGCCGTCTCCGGCGGGCAGTCGGTCGACACCTTCGAACAGGCCCTGCGCCGCGCCTGGGGCGACCGTCCGCTGGACACCCTCGGCGACGCAGACGGCGACGTCTGCGGCCCCGACGGCGCCTGCTGA
- the gmd gene encoding GDP-mannose 4,6-dehydratase, with translation MPKTALISGITGQDGSYLAELLLAKGYTVHGLLRRSSSFNTERIDHIYQGPQHPERTLVLHHADLTDGVALVNLLREIRPDEMYNLGAQSHVRVSFDAPLYTADATGLGTLRLLEAVRASGIDTRLYQASSSEMFGAAPPPQHEGTPFHPRSPYGCAKVYGYWSAVNYREAYGLFAVNGILFNHESPRRGETFVTRKITRAVARIRAGLQDRLYLGNLDAVRDWGYAPEYVEAMWLMLQRETPDDYVVATGVAASVRDFLHAAFAAGGLNWEEHVRFDPKYERPSEVDALIGDPSKAAELLDWRPRTHWRELAELMVAADVEVLAAELSGSRVRVDR, from the coding sequence ATGCCCAAGACGGCGTTGATCAGCGGAATCACCGGGCAGGACGGCTCGTATCTGGCCGAGCTGCTGCTGGCCAAGGGGTACACGGTGCACGGCTTGTTGCGTCGCTCGTCGTCGTTCAACACCGAGCGGATCGACCATATCTACCAGGGCCCGCAGCACCCCGAGCGCACCCTGGTGCTGCACCACGCGGATCTGACGGATGGCGTCGCCCTCGTCAATCTGCTGCGGGAGATTCGCCCGGACGAGATGTACAACCTGGGTGCCCAGTCGCATGTGCGGGTCTCCTTCGACGCGCCGCTGTACACGGCCGACGCCACCGGGCTCGGCACCCTGCGGCTGTTGGAGGCGGTCCGGGCCAGCGGCATCGACACCCGGCTCTACCAGGCGTCCTCGTCGGAGATGTTCGGCGCGGCGCCGCCACCCCAGCATGAGGGAACCCCGTTCCATCCGCGCAGCCCCTATGGCTGCGCCAAGGTCTACGGCTACTGGTCGGCCGTCAACTACCGGGAGGCGTACGGCCTGTTCGCGGTGAACGGCATTCTCTTCAACCACGAGTCGCCGCGCCGGGGCGAGACCTTCGTCACCCGGAAGATCACCCGCGCCGTCGCCAGGATCAGGGCGGGGCTCCAGGACCGCCTCTATCTGGGCAATCTGGACGCGGTTCGGGACTGGGGCTACGCGCCCGAGTATGTCGAGGCGATGTGGCTGATGCTCCAGCGGGAGACGCCCGACGACTACGTGGTGGCCACCGGAGTGGCGGCCAGCGTGCGGGACTTCCTCCACGCGGCGTTCGCCGCCGGCGGCCTTAACTGGGAGGAACATGTCCGCTTCGACCCGAAGTACGAGCGGCCCAGCGAGGTCGACGCGCTCATCGGCGACCCGAGCAAGGCGGCCGAGCTGCTCGACTGGCGGCCCCGTACCCACTGGCGGGAGCTGGCCGAGCTGATGGTCGCCGCCGATGTCGAGGTGCTGGCAGCGGAGTTGAGCGGCAGCAGGGTGCGGGTCGACCGGTGA
- a CDS encoding glycosyltransferase family 2 protein: MTRLPIAVVIPTKNEAANIVSTVRSVTGHFAAVIVVDSDSDDDTRELAKAEGAEVISYTWDGGYPKKKQWCLDRVRTDIDWVLFLDGDETPSGELLAELRRIFLAGRRVRPAAFDIPLGYWFAGRRLRHGHTIVKRALLDRTRARFPEPADLAAPGMGEQEGHYQPLADPVHRLRVTIEHRDLDPVRTWFERHNRYSDWEAWLERHPEVREEIRVAKTRQGQLFHRAPLKPLLSFGYAYLYRRGFLDGRAGLDYALAMSFYRWQIGLKARETATAEQPPDSARPKPPSGALRSEAEPKV, translated from the coding sequence GTGACCCGACTACCGATAGCGGTCGTGATCCCCACCAAGAACGAGGCGGCCAACATCGTCTCCACGGTGCGGTCGGTCACAGGCCACTTCGCGGCCGTGATCGTGGTGGACTCCGACAGCGACGACGACACCAGGGAGCTCGCCAAGGCAGAGGGCGCCGAGGTCATCTCCTACACCTGGGACGGCGGTTACCCGAAGAAGAAGCAGTGGTGCCTGGACCGGGTGCGCACCGACATCGACTGGGTGCTCTTCCTGGACGGCGACGAGACGCCCAGCGGCGAGCTGCTGGCCGAGCTGCGCCGAATCTTCCTGGCCGGACGGCGGGTGCGCCCGGCCGCCTTCGACATCCCGCTCGGCTACTGGTTCGCCGGCCGCCGGCTGCGGCACGGCCACACCATCGTCAAGCGCGCCCTGCTCGACCGCACCCGGGCCCGCTTCCCCGAGCCGGCCGATCTGGCCGCGCCCGGCATGGGCGAACAGGAGGGCCACTACCAGCCGTTGGCCGATCCGGTGCATCGGCTGCGGGTCACCATCGAGCACCGGGATCTGGATCCGGTCCGCACCTGGTTCGAGCGGCACAACCGCTACTCCGACTGGGAGGCCTGGCTGGAGCGGCACCCCGAGGTGCGCGAGGAGATCAGGGTCGCCAAGACCCGACAGGGCCAGCTGTTCCACCGGGCCCCGCTGAAGCCGCTGCTCTCCTTCGGCTACGCCTACCTCTACCGCCGGGGTTTCCTCGACGGCCGCGCCGGCCTCGACTACGCCCTCGCGATGAGCTTCTACCGCTGGCAGATCGGCCTCAAGGCCCGCGAGACGGCCACCGCCGAACAGCCGCCTGACAGCGCCCGACCGAAGCCGCCGAGCGGCGCTCTCCGGAGCGAGGCGGAGCCGAAGGTGTGA
- a CDS encoding tetratricopeptide repeat protein — translation MNGPNRDERLVEAIRVRAAGQHQLAREQLVALAGEFPDDVEVAFHTAWAHDLLGLEAAAVPFYERALSQEGLSPEDRQGALLGLGSTYRVLGRYESAVATLRRGVDEFPDHAGLRTFLAMALYNTGEHRESTGLLLHLLATTSQDPTITDYRQALDRYADHLDETTD, via the coding sequence ATGAACGGACCGAACAGGGACGAACGGCTGGTCGAGGCGATCCGCGTCCGCGCGGCCGGACAGCACCAGCTGGCCAGGGAACAACTGGTCGCGCTGGCCGGCGAGTTCCCCGACGATGTCGAAGTGGCCTTCCACACCGCCTGGGCGCATGATCTGCTGGGCCTGGAGGCAGCGGCCGTGCCCTTCTACGAACGCGCGCTCAGCCAGGAGGGGTTGTCCCCGGAGGACCGTCAGGGCGCCTTGCTGGGCCTCGGCAGCACCTACCGGGTCCTCGGCCGGTACGAGAGCGCCGTGGCCACCCTGCGGCGCGGCGTCGACGAGTTCCCCGACCACGCCGGCCTGCGCACCTTCCTCGCGATGGCCCTCTACAACACCGGCGAGCACCGGGAGTCCACCGGACTGCTGCTCCACCTCCTCGCCACCACCAGCCAGGACCCGACGATCACCGACTACCGGCAGGCCCTCGACCGCTACGCCGACCACCTCGACGAGACCACCGACTGA
- the argS gene encoding arginine--tRNA ligase yields the protein MEQVRPLADEVAAAVSAAMEKTLPAELASADPLVRPSDRADFQANVALSMAKRLGQNPRELAGALRDHLLANGQGIASVEVSGPGFLNIDLTDAALLERLAVRLTAPRLGVPASQSGECAVIDYSAPNVAKEMHVGHLRSTLIGDALVRVLGYLGARVVRQNHIGDWGTQFGMLIQYIFEHPEASWRSEDADVADAGTGGAVSALDALYRASRQEFDADAEFKERAQRRVVALQSGDEETVTAWREIVAESARAFQQVYERLGVLLTQDDIAGESFYNPWLDEVVDELTDKGILEDSEGAKVVFFDDIRGPEDKPVPMLVRKRDGGYGYAATDLATLRHSVQEHGATRLIYVVDARQSQHFDMLFRVSRRAGWLTDEVEAVHAANGTINGPDGRPFKTRAGGTVRLADLLDDALAQARQVVAEKDPGLTQEELDQVAEVASVGAVKYAELSTSRVKDYSFDVSRMVSFNGQTGVYLQYTHTRIASILRKAESVEGPSAAFHPELTLEPAEHSLGLALDAFGRALTEVADTLEPHQLAGYLYNLAKSFTGFYESCPVLKGVAPEVRANRLALCELTRATLAQGLGLLGIAAPDRM from the coding sequence GTGGAACAGGTACGGCCGCTGGCCGACGAGGTGGCCGCGGCGGTCTCCGCCGCGATGGAGAAGACCCTGCCGGCCGAGCTGGCCTCGGCCGACCCGCTGGTGCGCCCCTCCGACCGCGCGGACTTCCAGGCCAACGTCGCACTGTCCATGGCCAAGCGCCTGGGGCAGAACCCGCGCGAGCTGGCCGGCGCGCTCCGTGACCACCTGCTCGCCAACGGTCAGGGCATCGCCTCGGTCGAGGTGTCCGGGCCCGGCTTCCTGAACATCGACCTCACCGACGCCGCCCTGCTGGAGCGGCTGGCCGTCCGGCTGACCGCGCCCCGCCTCGGCGTTCCCGCGTCGCAGTCCGGCGAGTGCGCCGTGATCGACTACTCGGCGCCCAACGTCGCCAAGGAGATGCACGTCGGGCATCTGCGGTCCACCCTGATCGGCGACGCGCTGGTGCGGGTGCTCGGCTATCTCGGCGCCCGGGTGGTGCGGCAGAACCACATCGGCGACTGGGGCACCCAGTTCGGCATGCTGATCCAGTACATCTTCGAGCACCCCGAGGCCAGTTGGCGCAGCGAGGACGCGGATGTCGCCGACGCCGGCACGGGCGGCGCGGTCTCCGCGCTCGACGCGCTCTACCGCGCCTCGCGGCAGGAGTTCGACGCCGACGCCGAGTTCAAGGAGCGCGCCCAGCGGCGGGTCGTCGCCCTCCAGTCGGGCGACGAGGAGACGGTCACCGCCTGGCGGGAGATCGTCGCCGAGTCCGCGCGGGCGTTCCAGCAGGTCTACGAACGGCTCGGGGTGCTGCTCACCCAGGACGACATCGCCGGCGAGTCGTTCTACAACCCCTGGCTGGACGAGGTTGTCGACGAACTGACCGACAAGGGCATCCTTGAGGACAGCGAGGGCGCCAAGGTTGTCTTCTTCGACGACATCAGGGGCCCGGAGGACAAGCCGGTGCCGATGCTGGTGCGCAAGCGGGACGGCGGCTACGGCTACGCCGCCACCGACCTGGCCACCCTCCGCCACAGCGTCCAGGAGCACGGGGCCACCCGCCTCATCTATGTGGTGGACGCCCGGCAGTCGCAGCACTTCGACATGCTGTTCCGCGTCTCCCGGCGGGCCGGCTGGCTCACCGACGAGGTCGAGGCCGTGCACGCCGCCAACGGCACCATCAACGGCCCCGACGGGCGCCCGTTCAAGACCCGCGCCGGCGGCACCGTCCGGCTGGCCGACCTGCTGGACGACGCGCTCGCCCAGGCACGCCAGGTCGTCGCGGAGAAGGACCCGGGGCTGACCCAGGAGGAGCTGGACCAGGTCGCCGAGGTGGCCAGCGTCGGCGCCGTCAAGTACGCCGAGCTGTCCACCTCCCGGGTCAAGGACTACTCCTTCGACGTCTCCCGGATGGTGTCCTTCAACGGCCAGACGGGCGTCTACCTCCAGTACACCCACACCCGGATCGCCTCCATCCTGCGCAAGGCGGAGAGCGTGGAGGGCCCCTCCGCCGCGTTCCACCCCGAGCTGACGCTGGAGCCGGCCGAGCACTCCCTCGGCCTGGCCCTGGACGCCTTCGGCCGCGCGCTCACCGAGGTCGCCGACACCCTGGAGCCGCACCAACTCGCCGGCTACCTCTACAACCTGGCGAAGTCGTTCACCGGCTTCTACGAGTCCTGCCCGGTGCTGAAGGGCGTGGCGCCCGAGGTGCGGGCCAACCGGTTGGCGCTCTGCGAGCTGACCCGGGCGACCCTGGCGCAGGGCCTGGGGCTGCTGGGCATCGCCGCGCCCGACCGGATGTGA
- a CDS encoding glycosyltransferase, with amino-acid sequence MRVLHAVTLHTPSHAFGGPTRVALGLCRGLAERGDDAVLLALGDGFPAGPLPRAVEGARVRLHRARHVLPRFEVSGITSPSLLAGAARAVRTADLVHVHLMRDLVTLPVALLALRAGTPLVLQTHGMIDPTENRVARLVDGLGVRRVLRRADTVLHLTERERRETAAVVAPAPIAPARRLVNGVPARERAAAPQGPPRLLYLARVQEGKRPGDFVGAMPTVLAEHPQARFVLAGPDTGALPETLARAEELGVRHALDVVGALDGPEVLDALRGASALVLPSVQDAFPLSVLEAMSVGTPVVVTDTTGLAPDVARAGAGRVVPARPGGENGQAIGRAVLELLAPAARERASRAAWELARAEFTLDTVLDRLTGIYREVLAAR; translated from the coding sequence GTGCGGGTCCTGCACGCGGTGACGTTGCACACCCCGAGCCACGCGTTCGGCGGGCCCACCAGGGTCGCCCTCGGCCTGTGCCGCGGGCTCGCCGAACGCGGGGACGACGCCGTTCTGTTGGCGCTCGGGGACGGGTTCCCCGCCGGGCCGCTGCCGCGCGCCGTGGAGGGCGCGCGGGTCAGGCTCCACCGGGCGCGGCATGTGCTGCCCCGCTTCGAGGTCAGCGGGATCACCTCGCCCTCGCTGCTGGCCGGCGCGGCGCGCGCGGTGCGGACCGCCGATCTGGTGCACGTCCACCTGATGCGGGACCTGGTGACGCTGCCCGTGGCGCTGCTGGCGCTGCGCGCCGGCACCCCCCTGGTGTTGCAGACCCACGGCATGATCGACCCGACGGAGAACCGGGTGGCGCGGCTGGTCGACGGTCTTGGCGTGCGGCGGGTGCTGCGCCGCGCGGACACGGTGCTGCACCTCACGGAACGGGAGCGGCGGGAGACGGCGGCCGTGGTGGCGCCGGCGCCCATCGCGCCGGCCCGCCGCCTGGTCAACGGGGTGCCGGCGCGGGAGCGGGCGGCGGCGCCGCAGGGGCCGCCCCGGCTGCTCTATCTGGCCAGGGTGCAGGAGGGGAAGCGGCCGGGGGACTTCGTCGGCGCGATGCCGACGGTGCTCGCCGAGCATCCACAGGCGCGCTTCGTCCTGGCCGGGCCCGACACCGGGGCGCTCCCCGAAACCCTCGCCCGCGCCGAGGAGTTGGGGGTGCGGCACGCGCTGGACGTGGTCGGCGCGCTGGACGGGCCCGAGGTGCTCGACGCGCTGCGCGGCGCGAGCGCCCTGGTGCTCCCTTCGGTCCAGGACGCCTTTCCGCTTTCCGTGCTGGAGGCGATGTCGGTGGGCACGCCCGTGGTGGTCACGGACACGACCGGGCTCGCCCCGGATGTGGCCAGGGCCGGCGCGGGGCGCGTGGTGCCGGCCCGCCCGGGGGGCGAGAACGGCCAGGCCATCGGGCGCGCGGTGCTGGAGCTGCTGGCACCGGCGGCCAGGGAACGGGCGTCCAGGGCCGCCTGGGAGCTGGCGCGCGCGGAGTTCACCCTGGACACGGTGCTCGACCGACTGACCGGGATCTACCGCGAGGTCCTGGCCGCCCGCTGA
- a CDS encoding GNAT family N-acetyltransferase, which produces MSTPAPVLRPATPDDLPAVAEIYAHYVAHTVATFDEQPPALDAWRIRLADAGERGLPFLVAETVAETAGEIAGEIAGYAYAGPWRPKPAYRHTVEDSVYLAPGRTGNGLGGLLLAALITGATEAGARQMVAVIADGGGRTSVGLHRRLGFAEVGRLVGVGHKHGRWVDTLLMQRPLAVDRAATG; this is translated from the coding sequence ATGTCCACCCCCGCGCCCGTGCTCCGCCCCGCCACCCCGGACGATCTGCCGGCCGTCGCGGAGATCTACGCGCACTATGTCGCCCACACCGTGGCCACCTTCGACGAGCAGCCGCCGGCCCTCGACGCCTGGCGCATCCGGCTGGCCGACGCCGGCGAACGAGGGCTCCCGTTCCTGGTGGCCGAGACGGTGGCCGAGACGGCGGGGGAGATCGCGGGGGAGATCGCCGGCTACGCCTACGCGGGGCCCTGGCGGCCCAAGCCCGCCTATCGGCACACCGTCGAGGACAGCGTCTACCTCGCCCCTGGCCGGACCGGGAACGGTCTGGGCGGTCTGCTGCTCGCCGCCCTGATCACCGGCGCGACCGAGGCCGGGGCCCGGCAGATGGTGGCCGTGATCGCCGACGGCGGCGGACGCACCTCCGTCGGACTCCACCGCCGCCTCGGCTTCGCCGAGGTCGGCCGGCTGGTCGGCGTCGGGCACAAGCACGGCCGCTGGGTCGACACCCTGCTGATGCAGCGTCCCCTCGCCGTCGACCGGGCCGCCACCGGATGA
- a CDS encoding MOSC domain-containing protein — protein MPRISALFSYPIKGCAGVPLSTAALTPAGLPYDRSWMVTDPAGTFRSQRADPRLALARPSLTEDGGRLTLRAEGLEPVAFEVDATGPSRPVSLFGQPFTGIDQGPEAADWFTELLGRPSRLVRVPPDHRRVTDGRTPGTCGYADSGAVLVASLASLAELNRRIVAGGGRPLPMDRFRPNVVLDGLDLPHGEDGHAALETDTARLEHAKLAIRCAVTLVDQRAGVRGGPEPLRTLAHYRRMAGGGVAFGVKFSVTRCGTLAVGDRPRITALDAAEV, from the coding sequence ATGCCCCGGATCAGCGCGTTGTTCAGCTACCCGATCAAGGGGTGCGCCGGGGTGCCGCTGAGCACCGCCGCGCTCACCCCGGCGGGGCTGCCCTACGACCGGTCCTGGATGGTGACCGACCCGGCCGGCACCTTCCGCAGCCAGCGCGCCGACCCCCGGCTCGCCCTGGCCCGCCCCTCGCTGACGGAGGACGGCGGCCGGCTCACGCTCCGCGCCGAGGGCCTGGAGCCGGTCGCGTTCGAGGTGGACGCCACCGGGCCAAGCCGGCCCGTCTCGCTCTTCGGGCAGCCGTTCACCGGCATCGACCAGGGGCCCGAGGCCGCCGACTGGTTCACCGAACTCCTGGGCCGCCCGAGCCGGTTGGTGCGGGTCCCGCCCGACCACCGGCGGGTCACCGACGGCCGCACCCCCGGCACCTGCGGCTACGCGGACAGCGGCGCGGTGCTGGTGGCGAGCCTCGCCTCGCTCGCCGAGCTGAACCGGCGGATCGTCGCCGGCGGCGGGCGACCGCTGCCGATGGACCGCTTCCGCCCCAACGTGGTGCTCGACGGCCTGGATCTACCGCACGGCGAGGACGGCCACGCCGCGCTGGAGACGGACACGGCCCGCCTGGAGCACGCCAAACTGGCCATCCGCTGTGCCGTCACGTTGGTCGACCAGCGCGCCGGGGTGCGCGGCGGCCCCGAGCCACTGCGCACCCTTGCCCACTATCGGCGCATGGCGGGCGGCGGGGTCGCCTTCGGCGTCAAGTTCTCCGTCACCCGGTGCGGCACCCTCGCGGTGGGGGACAGGCCCCGGATCACCGCCCTCGACGCGGCGGAGGTCTGA
- a CDS encoding DUF7594 domain-containing protein, whose product MAVGAALALGAGLLTQGAVSGGAGAVTPPVAITADELPTWQTNGIVYALAESDGVVYVGGTFSTVRPPGAGSGTQEQPAVNFVALDAATGAPVADCSLAFTVGSGSASVRALAVSPDGSTLYAGGTFGTVAGAGASSVAAFELPGCARKPFPVAANGIVRALTATDDTVYLGGDFGQLSGQPRAKFGAVDAAGQVLGWRADADEAGKAVRVTPDGEHVLLGGDFFTVNGTRSHALAVVSAATGSIAHAYSDGFIDPRSTVQAIEVDADGFYTGNEGTGGGVFDGRIALDLDTFEERWRDTCLGATQAVAVHQEVLYSAHHAHDCSSMGEFPNQERYHLFGQGVDDPALLGWFPNTNDGLGEQLGPRALAVVTDHPEDERDFLWVGGGFTTVNGQPQWGLTRFASEPDIGAPTVPEAHAVSTAAGEVELRWRASVDLDDSLLTYQVYRDGRATPIHTVRESSVPWRRPQLSFTDTDTSPGLSHSYRVTATDGAGNTSALSAPVSVTTASGEQPYVEAVLADDPLLYWRYDEPANNFASDSSGNDSGGVHRGGPQRGATPPAVPGPGAAAIGYDGSDDYTYGNVRYGGMSEFTLETWFNTTTTRGGKLIGLGDRTLQPSANRDNNIYLLNDGRVAFGVYDGRYHTVISQNSYHDGEWHHAAASVGPAGMRLYLDGEQVAVNTSITASREVEGYWRTGGDSLQSWPNRPSSDHYQGLLDETAVYAPQLPAARIAAHYAAASQPTDTLTQLTPDADTYVNGAAANANHGTHQQLAVRGSSPYESYLSFTLPEAPAGTVLKDATLRVRVSDDAAAGSADDFAVRRTAEAWSEAETTWANRPALADEVLGTLSAPEAVGGSYTAPLDTAEIASSLGEELSLALTGEGTDSLWLRARESQQTAVRPQLLLTFGAP is encoded by the coding sequence GTGGCGGTGGGGGCAGCGCTGGCGCTGGGCGCCGGCCTGTTGACGCAGGGCGCCGTCTCCGGTGGCGCCGGCGCCGTCACGCCCCCGGTCGCCATCACGGCCGACGAGCTGCCCACCTGGCAGACCAACGGCATCGTCTACGCGCTGGCCGAGTCCGACGGTGTGGTCTATGTCGGCGGCACCTTCTCCACCGTCAGGCCGCCGGGAGCCGGCTCGGGCACCCAGGAGCAGCCGGCGGTGAACTTCGTCGCGCTGGACGCCGCCACCGGAGCGCCCGTCGCCGACTGCTCCCTGGCGTTCACGGTCGGCTCGGGCAGCGCCTCGGTGCGCGCCCTGGCCGTCTCCCCCGACGGCTCCACCCTCTACGCCGGCGGCACCTTCGGCACGGTGGCCGGCGCCGGCGCCTCAAGCGTGGCCGCCTTCGAGCTTCCCGGCTGCGCCCGCAAGCCCTTCCCCGTGGCGGCCAACGGCATCGTCCGCGCGCTCACGGCCACCGACGACACGGTCTATCTCGGGGGCGACTTCGGCCAGTTGAGCGGTCAGCCGCGAGCGAAGTTCGGCGCGGTCGACGCCGCCGGCCAGGTGCTGGGCTGGCGCGCCGACGCCGACGAGGCGGGCAAGGCCGTCCGGGTCACCCCCGACGGCGAGCATGTGCTGCTCGGCGGGGACTTCTTCACGGTCAACGGCACCAGGTCGCACGCCCTCGCCGTGGTCAGCGCGGCCACCGGCTCGATCGCCCACGCCTACTCGGACGGCTTCATCGACCCCCGCTCCACCGTGCAGGCCATCGAGGTGGACGCCGACGGCTTCTACACCGGCAACGAGGGCACCGGCGGCGGCGTCTTCGACGGCCGGATCGCGCTCGATCTGGACACCTTCGAGGAACGCTGGCGGGACACCTGCCTGGGCGCCACCCAGGCCGTGGCCGTCCATCAGGAGGTCCTCTACAGCGCCCACCACGCGCACGACTGCTCCAGCATGGGCGAGTTCCCCAACCAGGAGCGCTACCACCTCTTCGGGCAGGGCGTGGACGACCCCGCGCTGCTGGGCTGGTTCCCCAACACCAACGACGGCCTCGGCGAGCAGCTCGGGCCCCGCGCCCTCGCCGTGGTCACCGACCACCCCGAGGACGAGCGGGACTTCCTGTGGGTGGGCGGCGGCTTCACCACGGTCAACGGCCAGCCGCAGTGGGGGCTGACGCGGTTCGCCTCCGAGCCGGACATCGGCGCGCCCACGGTCCCCGAGGCGCACGCCGTGTCCACGGCGGCCGGGGAGGTCGAGCTGCGCTGGCGCGCCAGTGTCGATCTGGACGACAGCCTGCTCACCTACCAGGTCTACCGGGACGGCCGGGCGACGCCCATCCACACGGTGCGGGAGTCGTCCGTGCCCTGGCGCCGCCCGCAGCTCAGCTTCACCGACACGGACACCAGCCCGGGCCTGAGCCACAGCTACCGCGTCACGGCCACGGACGGCGCCGGCAACACCAGCGCGCTCTCCGCGCCGGTCTCCGTGACCACGGCCAGTGGCGAACAGCCCTATGTGGAGGCCGTGTTGGCGGACGATCCGCTCCTCTACTGGCGGTACGACGAGCCGGCGAACAACTTCGCCTCCGACTCCTCGGGGAACGACTCGGGCGGCGTGCACCGGGGCGGCCCCCAGCGCGGCGCCACCCCGCCCGCGGTGCCGGGCCCCGGCGCCGCCGCCATCGGCTACGACGGCTCCGACGACTACACCTACGGGAACGTCCGCTACGGCGGGATGAGCGAGTTCACCCTGGAGACCTGGTTCAACACCACGACCACCAGGGGCGGCAAGCTGATCGGCCTCGGCGACCGCACGCTCCAGCCAAGCGCCAACCGGGACAACAACATCTATCTGCTCAACGACGGCCGGGTGGCCTTCGGCGTCTACGACGGCCGCTACCACACGGTGATCAGCCAGAACAGCTACCACGACGGGGAGTGGCACCACGCGGCGGCCTCCGTCGGCCCGGCCGGGATGCGGCTCTATCTGGACGGCGAGCAGGTCGCCGTGAACACCTCGATCACCGCCAGCCGGGAGGTCGAAGGATACTGGCGCACGGGCGGCGACAGCCTCCAGAGCTGGCCGAACCGCCCCAGCAGCGACCACTACCAGGGCCTGTTGGACGAGACGGCCGTCTACGCCCCGCAGCTGCCCGCCGCCAGGATCGCGGCGCACTACGCGGCGGCCTCCCAGCCCACCGACACCCTCACCCAGCTCACCCCGGACGCCGACACCTACGTCAACGGCGCGGCGGCCAACGCCAACCACGGCACCCACCAACAGCTCGCGGTGCGCGGCTCCAGCCCCTACGAGAGCTATCTCTCCTTCACCCTGCCGGAGGCGCCGGCCGGGACGGTGCTCAAGGACGCGACGCTGCGCGTGCGGGTCAGCGACGACGCGGCGGCCGGCTCGGCCGACGACTTCGCCGTGCGGCGCACCGCCGAAGCCTGGTCGGAGGCCGAGACCACCTGGGCCAACCGCCCGGCCCTGGCGGATGAGGTGCTGGGCACGCTCAGCGCCCCCGAGGCGGTGGGCGGCTCCTATACGGCGCCGCTCGACACGGCGGAGATAGCCTCCTCCCTCGGCGAGGAGCTGAGCCTGGCGCTCACCGGCGAGGGCACGGACAGCCTGTGGCTCCGCGCCCGGGAGAGCCAACAGACGGCCGTGCGCCCCCAGTTGCTGCTGACCTTCGGAGCGCCCTGA